A window of the Mus pahari chromosome 1, PAHARI_EIJ_v1.1, whole genome shotgun sequence genome harbors these coding sequences:
- the Avpi1 gene encoding arginine vasopressin-induced protein 1 — MGTPASVVSEPPLWQVSTPQTRGRKQASANIFQDAELVQIQGLFQRSGDQLAEERAQIIWECAGDHRVAEALRKLRRKRPPRQNHCSRLRAPEPGSTAADPQASTTDTASSEQSGNSRRTSARAHRNWNKSGPTGYLHQIRH; from the exons ATGGGGACTCCAGCCTCTGTGGTGAGCGAGCCACCCCTGTGGCAGGTTTCAACACCTCAGACCCGGGGCCGCAAGCAGGCCTCTGCCAACATCTTCCAGGATGCTGAGCTGGTACAGATCCAGGGCCTGTTCCAGCGCAGTGGGGACCAGCTGGCTGAAGAGCGGGCCCAGATCATCTGGGAATGTGCAGGGGATCACCGTGTGGCTGAGGCACTGAGGAAGCTACGCAGGAAAAGGCCACCGAGACAGAACCACTGCAGCCGTCTCAG AGCACCGGAGCCTGGTTCTACAGCGGCCGACCCCCAGGCCAGCACCACTGACACCGCCTCCAGTGAGCAGTCTGGAAACTCCCGGAGAACAAGTGCTAGAGCCCACCGGAACTGGAATAAGTCAGGCCCCACAGGTTACCTCCACCAAATCAGACACTGA